One region of Camelus bactrianus isolate YW-2024 breed Bactrian camel chromosome 22, ASM4877302v1, whole genome shotgun sequence genomic DNA includes:
- the EPHX3 gene encoding epoxide hydrolase 3, producing the protein MPELVVTALLAPSRLTLKLLRAFMWSLVFSAALVAAAVYGCIALTHVLCRPRRGCCGRPRRTPPACLSDPTLGEHCFLTLKSSGLRLHYVSAGRGNGPLMLFLHGFPENWFSWRYQLWEFQSHFHVVAVDLRGYGSSDAPKDVDCYTIDLLMTDIQDVILGLGYPKCILVSHDWGALLAWNFSIYYPSLVERLVVVSAAPMSVYQDYSLRHIGQFFRSNYVFLFQLPWLPEKLLSMSDFQILKTTLTHRKRGIPHLTPNELEAFLYDFSQPGGLTGPLNYYRNIFRNFPLAPQELATPTLLLWGEKDPYFELGLVEAISSRFVPGRLETHILPGVGHWIPQSNPKEMHQYMWAFLQDLLD; encoded by the exons ATGCCCGAGCTGGTGGTGACAGCGCTGCTGGCGCCGTCGCGCCTCACTCTGAAACTGCTTCGTGCTTTCATGTGGAGCCTCGTGTTCTCCGCGGCTCTGGTGGCCGCAGCCGTCTATGGCTGCATCGCGCTCACGCACGTGCTATGCAGGCCCCGACGCGGCTGCTGCGGGCGTCCCCGGCGCACCCCACCCGCCTGCTTGAGCGACCCCACGCTGGGCGAGCACTGCTTCTTGACCCTCAAG AGCTCGGGTCTGCGCCTGCACTATGTCTCCGCTGGACGTGGCAATGGGCCCCTCATGCTGTTTCTACATGGCTTCCCGGAGAACTG GTTCTCCTGGCGCTACCAGCTCTGGGAGTTCCAGAGCCACTTCCATGTTGTAGCTGTGGACCTGCGGGGATACGGCTCCTCTGATGCACCGAAGGATGTGGACTGTTACACCATCGACCTGCTGATGACAGATATTCAGGATGTCATTCTGGGCCTGG GTTACCCCAAATGCATCCTCGTGTCCCATGACTGGGGTGCACTCCTAGCCTGGAATTTCTCCATCTACTACCCATCCCTGGTGGAGCGGTTGGTGGTGGTCAGCGCTGCCCCCATGTCAGTGTACCAAG ACTACTCTCTGCGCCACATCGGCCAGTTCTTCCGTTCCAACTATGTGTTCCTGTTCCAGCTTCCTTGGCTGCCCGAGAAGTTGTTGTCCATGTCTGATTTCCAG ATCCTGAAGACCACCCTCACCCACCGCAAGAGGGGCATCCCACACTTGACGCCCAATGAGCTCGAGGCCTTCCTCTATGACTTCTCACAGCCCGGTGGCCTCACTGGGCCCCTCAACTACTACCGAAACATCTTCAG GAACTTTCCCTTGGCGCCCCAGGAGCTGGCCACGCCCACACTGCTGCTGTGGGGGGAGAAGGACCCATATTTTGAACTGGGGCTGGTGGAGGCCATCAGCAGCCGTTTTGTGCCCGGCCGGCTGGAGACCCACATCCTGCCAGGTGTGGGGCACTGGATCCCACAGAGCAACCCAAAGGAAATGCACCAGTACATGTGGGCCTTCTTGCAAGACCTGCTGGACTAG